A part of Miscanthus floridulus cultivar M001 chromosome 6, ASM1932011v1, whole genome shotgun sequence genomic DNA contains:
- the LOC136458472 gene encoding iron-sulfur cluster co-chaperone protein HscB homolog, with protein MPTASSSPAFCSPLSQHNLGILWGSASVGAPFRSLSNQSGGGGACWSCGATGAFLSCGSCRSVQPVDPAVDYFQIFGLKREYNIKDNNLEGKYKDWQKKLHPDLVHSKSEKERGYAAEQSALVIDAYRTLSKPLSRALYLLKLVGIHVDEDKTINDPELLTEMMEIREAVSDASDSQILEKIQSQIKEKLETWSDSFQKAFDKKDFDQCSGSYTENEVL; from the exons ATGCCCACCGCCTCATCCTCCCCCGCCTTTTGCTCTCCCCTGTCCCAGCACAATCTTGGAATCTTGTGGGGTTCCGCTTCTGTCGGGGCTCCCTTCCGGAGCCTGTCGAACCagtcaggcggcggcggcgcgtgctgGAGCTGCGGTGCGACGGGCGCGTTCCTCTCCTGCGGGTCCTGCAGGAGCGTGCAGCCCGTCGACCCCGCCGTCGACTACTTCCAAATATTTGGCCT AAAAAGAGAATATAATATAAAGGATAATAACTTGGAAGGGAAGTACAAGGACTGGCAGAAGAAGTTACATCCTGACCTAGTTCACTCGAAATCTGAG AAAGAGAGGGGCTATGCTGCGGAGCAGTCAGCACTTGTGATTGATGCGTACCGCACACTCAGCAAACCTTTATCAAGGGCATTGTACTTG TTGAAACTCGTGGGGATACATGTCGATGAAGACAAGACTATCAATGATCCAGAACTTCTTACGGAG ATGATGGAGATACGGGAAGCTGTCAGCGATGCCAGTGATTCTCAAATCCTGGAGAAGATCCAATCTCAG ATTAAGGAAAAGCTTGAAACCTGGTCTGATTCCTTCCAGAAGGCATTTGACAAGAAGGATTTTGACCAGTGCAGTGGAAGCTACACAGAGAATGAGGTACTATGA
- the LOC136458473 gene encoding uncharacterized protein isoform X3, producing the protein MAFAARLNLRMQKEIKLLLDDPPHGVSLNLSEDDNVLSSLSSIEARIEGPEGTVYANGVFILKIQIPERYPFQPPNVTFVTAIYHPNIDNGGRICLDILNLPPKGAWQPSLNIATVLTSIGLLLSDPNPDDGLMAEISREYKYNRQVFDINARLWTERYASPAAVGASAWGSVDAGVLAQNTQMEGTNNLGSLPNTSQKVCEGSQRKMRLLGQKLSLKSERSDESRQNDTSENMSVSTASGVVSKGFAVTWPVCQQGNKKDLQLPGQSLSVTSEAPCKSSDGSDMLPNHLPTYASGAKDHAMQSSDGILENSLARRIGGSSASAYKAPEGNRRNIRALKLSLKSVNPEKKNDDQNENMAPNHLSSQSGFSNLQKRPLDAVSRKKFSGGPALVQQNPNTEQQLSNTNMVSNQECNQGLKMQRRRLSLKSELPRVDNACEKDSKPPNHPLSDKKLNELPSAAAIPKGEPVAPNELPLSAPAVLKSQSKALGFAGGQKDSSSDNSSAKENTVAIENVVVSDSEDSADERERPPRSRLSLMRRRLAGKF; encoded by the exons ATGGCTTTTGCCGCAAGGCTGAATCTGAGAATGCAGAAAGAGATTAAGCTCCTACTGGATGATCCACCCCATGGGGTTTCTCTTAATCTTTCTGAAGATGACAATGTCTTATCATCATTATCAAGTATTGAAGCCA GAATTGAGGGCCCTGAGGGGACGGTTTATGCTAATGGAGTTTTCATTCTGAAGATACAAATTCCTGAAAG GTATCCTTTTCAACCACCCAATGTGACTTTTGTTACTGCCATTTATCATCCCAATATTGACAATGGAGGACGCATTTGCCTTGATATTCTGAATTTACCCCCAAAG GGAGCCTGGCAACCGTCACTCAATATTGCTACTGTTTTGACAAGTATTGGCTTGCTGCTAAGTGATCCAAACCCGGATGATGGGTTGATGGCTGAAATA AGTCGAGAATACAAATACAACAGACAAGTTTTTGACATAAATGCTCGGTTATGGACAGAGAGGTATGCTAGTCCTGCTGCTGTTGGTGCTAGCGCTTGGGGTTCTGTAGATGCTGGTGTCCTG GCACAGAATACGCAAATGGAGGGCACAAATAACCTGGGATCATTGCCAAATACTTCTCAAAAAGTTTGTGAAGGGAGTCAAAGGAAGATGCGGTTACTGGGACAAAAGTTATCACTAAAGTCTGAAAGATCTGACGAGA GCAGACAGAATGATACATCAGAGAACATGTCTGTCAGTACTGCTAGTGGAGTGGTTTCAAAAGGATTTGCAGTTACCTGGCCAGTCTGTCAGCAAGGCAATAAAAAGGATTTGCAGTTACCTGGCCAGAGTCTTTCTGTTACCTCAGAAGCCCCTTGCAAAAGCAGTGATGGCAGTGATATGTTACCTAATCATCTTCCAACATATGCATCTGGTGCTAAAGATCACGCCATGCAATCTTCTGATGGCATTTTAGAGAATAGTTTGGCAAGGAGAATTGGTGGATCTTCAGCTAGTGCGTATAAAGCACCAGAAGGAAACCGAAGGAATATCAGAGCACTGAAGTTGTCACTGAAATCAGTAAATCCTGAAAAGAAAAATGATGATCAAAATGAAAATATGGCACCAAACCATCTGTCTTCACAGTCAGGATTCAGCAATTTGCAGAAAAGACCCTTAGATGCTGTTTCAAGGAAAAAGTTCAGTGGGGGTCCTGCACTGGTTCAACAGAATCCTAACACTGAACAGCAACTGTCAAACACTAACATGGTATCAAATCAAGAGTGCAATCAAGGTCTAAAGATGCAACGTAGGAGGCTGTCACTGAAATCTGAGCTGCCTAGAGTGGACAATGCCTGTGAAAAGGATTCTAAGCCACCCAATCATCCCCTAAGCGATAAGAAACTCAATGAACTGCCATCAGCAGCAGCAATCCCCAAAGGTGAGCCCGTGGCACCCAATGAACTCCCATTGTCGGCACCAGCAGTTCTGAAAAGTCAATCCAAGGCTCTTGGCTTTGCTGGTGGACAGAAAGACTCCAGCTCAGACAATTCCTCCGCCAAAGAAAACACAGTTGCCATCGAGAACGTCGTCGTTTCAGATAGTGAAGACAGCGCGGACGAACGTGAAAGGCCCCCAAGATCAAGGCTATCATTGATGCGGAGACGATTGGCTGGAAAGTTCTGA
- the LOC136458473 gene encoding uncharacterized protein isoform X1, with product MAFAARLNLRMQKEIKLLLDDPPHGVSLNLSEDDNVLSSLSSIEARIEGPEGTVYANGVFILKIQIPERYPFQPPNVTFVTAIYHPNIDNGGRICLDILNLPPKGAWQPSLNIATVLTSIGLLLSDPNPDDGLMAEISREYKYNRQVFDINARLWTERYASPAAVGASAWGSVDAGVLAQNTQMEGTNNLGSLPNTSQKVCEGSQRKMRLLGQKLSLKSERSDESMKTVKQDPVASHLPSMAGSTYPNACFSDASGRQNDTSENMSVSTASGVVSKGFAVTWPVCQQGNKKDLQLPGQSLSVTSEAPCKSSDGSDMLPNHLPTYASGAKDHAMQSSDGILENSLARRIGGSSASAYKAPEGNRRNIRALKLSLKSVNPEKKNDDQNENMAPNHLSSQSGFSNLQKRPLDAVSRKKFSGGPALVQQNPNTEQQLSNTNMVSNQECNQGLKMQRRRLSLKSELPRVDNACEKDSKPPNHPLSDKKLNELPSAAAIPKGEPVAPNELPLSAPAVLKSQSKALGFAGGQKDSSSDNSSAKENTVAIENVVVSDSEDSADERERPPRSRLSLMRRRLAGKF from the exons ATGGCTTTTGCCGCAAGGCTGAATCTGAGAATGCAGAAAGAGATTAAGCTCCTACTGGATGATCCACCCCATGGGGTTTCTCTTAATCTTTCTGAAGATGACAATGTCTTATCATCATTATCAAGTATTGAAGCCA GAATTGAGGGCCCTGAGGGGACGGTTTATGCTAATGGAGTTTTCATTCTGAAGATACAAATTCCTGAAAG GTATCCTTTTCAACCACCCAATGTGACTTTTGTTACTGCCATTTATCATCCCAATATTGACAATGGAGGACGCATTTGCCTTGATATTCTGAATTTACCCCCAAAG GGAGCCTGGCAACCGTCACTCAATATTGCTACTGTTTTGACAAGTATTGGCTTGCTGCTAAGTGATCCAAACCCGGATGATGGGTTGATGGCTGAAATA AGTCGAGAATACAAATACAACAGACAAGTTTTTGACATAAATGCTCGGTTATGGACAGAGAGGTATGCTAGTCCTGCTGCTGTTGGTGCTAGCGCTTGGGGTTCTGTAGATGCTGGTGTCCTG GCACAGAATACGCAAATGGAGGGCACAAATAACCTGGGATCATTGCCAAATACTTCTCAAAAAGTTTGTGAAGGGAGTCAAAGGAAGATGCGGTTACTGGGACAAAAGTTATCACTAAAGTCTGAAAGATCTGACGAGAGTATGAAAACTGTCAAGCAAGATCCAGTTGCTAGCCACTTACCATCCATGGCAGGATCCACCTATCCCAATGCTTGTTTTTCTGATGCTTCAGGCAGACAGAATGATACATCAGAGAACATGTCTGTCAGTACTGCTAGTGGAGTGGTTTCAAAAGGATTTGCAGTTACCTGGCCAGTCTGTCAGCAAGGCAATAAAAAGGATTTGCAGTTACCTGGCCAGAGTCTTTCTGTTACCTCAGAAGCCCCTTGCAAAAGCAGTGATGGCAGTGATATGTTACCTAATCATCTTCCAACATATGCATCTGGTGCTAAAGATCACGCCATGCAATCTTCTGATGGCATTTTAGAGAATAGTTTGGCAAGGAGAATTGGTGGATCTTCAGCTAGTGCGTATAAAGCACCAGAAGGAAACCGAAGGAATATCAGAGCACTGAAGTTGTCACTGAAATCAGTAAATCCTGAAAAGAAAAATGATGATCAAAATGAAAATATGGCACCAAACCATCTGTCTTCACAGTCAGGATTCAGCAATTTGCAGAAAAGACCCTTAGATGCTGTTTCAAGGAAAAAGTTCAGTGGGGGTCCTGCACTGGTTCAACAGAATCCTAACACTGAACAGCAACTGTCAAACACTAACATGGTATCAAATCAAGAGTGCAATCAAGGTCTAAAGATGCAACGTAGGAGGCTGTCACTGAAATCTGAGCTGCCTAGAGTGGACAATGCCTGTGAAAAGGATTCTAAGCCACCCAATCATCCCCTAAGCGATAAGAAACTCAATGAACTGCCATCAGCAGCAGCAATCCCCAAAGGTGAGCCCGTGGCACCCAATGAACTCCCATTGTCGGCACCAGCAGTTCTGAAAAGTCAATCCAAGGCTCTTGGCTTTGCTGGTGGACAGAAAGACTCCAGCTCAGACAATTCCTCCGCCAAAGAAAACACAGTTGCCATCGAGAACGTCGTCGTTTCAGATAGTGAAGACAGCGCGGACGAACGTGAAAGGCCCCCAAGATCAAGGCTATCATTGATGCGGAGACGATTGGCTGGAAAGTTCTGA
- the LOC136458473 gene encoding uncharacterized protein isoform X2 produces the protein MAFAARLNLRMQKEIKLLLDDPPHGVSLNLSEDDNVLSSLSRIEGPEGTVYANGVFILKIQIPERYPFQPPNVTFVTAIYHPNIDNGGRICLDILNLPPKGAWQPSLNIATVLTSIGLLLSDPNPDDGLMAEISREYKYNRQVFDINARLWTERYASPAAVGASAWGSVDAGVLAQNTQMEGTNNLGSLPNTSQKVCEGSQRKMRLLGQKLSLKSERSDESMKTVKQDPVASHLPSMAGSTYPNACFSDASGRQNDTSENMSVSTASGVVSKGFAVTWPVCQQGNKKDLQLPGQSLSVTSEAPCKSSDGSDMLPNHLPTYASGAKDHAMQSSDGILENSLARRIGGSSASAYKAPEGNRRNIRALKLSLKSVNPEKKNDDQNENMAPNHLSSQSGFSNLQKRPLDAVSRKKFSGGPALVQQNPNTEQQLSNTNMVSNQECNQGLKMQRRRLSLKSELPRVDNACEKDSKPPNHPLSDKKLNELPSAAAIPKGEPVAPNELPLSAPAVLKSQSKALGFAGGQKDSSSDNSSAKENTVAIENVVVSDSEDSADERERPPRSRLSLMRRRLAGKF, from the exons ATGGCTTTTGCCGCAAGGCTGAATCTGAGAATGCAGAAAGAGATTAAGCTCCTACTGGATGATCCACCCCATGGGGTTTCTCTTAATCTTTCTGAAGATGACAATGTCTTATCATCATTATCAA GAATTGAGGGCCCTGAGGGGACGGTTTATGCTAATGGAGTTTTCATTCTGAAGATACAAATTCCTGAAAG GTATCCTTTTCAACCACCCAATGTGACTTTTGTTACTGCCATTTATCATCCCAATATTGACAATGGAGGACGCATTTGCCTTGATATTCTGAATTTACCCCCAAAG GGAGCCTGGCAACCGTCACTCAATATTGCTACTGTTTTGACAAGTATTGGCTTGCTGCTAAGTGATCCAAACCCGGATGATGGGTTGATGGCTGAAATA AGTCGAGAATACAAATACAACAGACAAGTTTTTGACATAAATGCTCGGTTATGGACAGAGAGGTATGCTAGTCCTGCTGCTGTTGGTGCTAGCGCTTGGGGTTCTGTAGATGCTGGTGTCCTG GCACAGAATACGCAAATGGAGGGCACAAATAACCTGGGATCATTGCCAAATACTTCTCAAAAAGTTTGTGAAGGGAGTCAAAGGAAGATGCGGTTACTGGGACAAAAGTTATCACTAAAGTCTGAAAGATCTGACGAGAGTATGAAAACTGTCAAGCAAGATCCAGTTGCTAGCCACTTACCATCCATGGCAGGATCCACCTATCCCAATGCTTGTTTTTCTGATGCTTCAGGCAGACAGAATGATACATCAGAGAACATGTCTGTCAGTACTGCTAGTGGAGTGGTTTCAAAAGGATTTGCAGTTACCTGGCCAGTCTGTCAGCAAGGCAATAAAAAGGATTTGCAGTTACCTGGCCAGAGTCTTTCTGTTACCTCAGAAGCCCCTTGCAAAAGCAGTGATGGCAGTGATATGTTACCTAATCATCTTCCAACATATGCATCTGGTGCTAAAGATCACGCCATGCAATCTTCTGATGGCATTTTAGAGAATAGTTTGGCAAGGAGAATTGGTGGATCTTCAGCTAGTGCGTATAAAGCACCAGAAGGAAACCGAAGGAATATCAGAGCACTGAAGTTGTCACTGAAATCAGTAAATCCTGAAAAGAAAAATGATGATCAAAATGAAAATATGGCACCAAACCATCTGTCTTCACAGTCAGGATTCAGCAATTTGCAGAAAAGACCCTTAGATGCTGTTTCAAGGAAAAAGTTCAGTGGGGGTCCTGCACTGGTTCAACAGAATCCTAACACTGAACAGCAACTGTCAAACACTAACATGGTATCAAATCAAGAGTGCAATCAAGGTCTAAAGATGCAACGTAGGAGGCTGTCACTGAAATCTGAGCTGCCTAGAGTGGACAATGCCTGTGAAAAGGATTCTAAGCCACCCAATCATCCCCTAAGCGATAAGAAACTCAATGAACTGCCATCAGCAGCAGCAATCCCCAAAGGTGAGCCCGTGGCACCCAATGAACTCCCATTGTCGGCACCAGCAGTTCTGAAAAGTCAATCCAAGGCTCTTGGCTTTGCTGGTGGACAGAAAGACTCCAGCTCAGACAATTCCTCCGCCAAAGAAAACACAGTTGCCATCGAGAACGTCGTCGTTTCAGATAGTGAAGACAGCGCGGACGAACGTGAAAGGCCCCCAAGATCAAGGCTATCATTGATGCGGAGACGATTGGCTGGAAAGTTCTGA
- the LOC136458474 gene encoding LOW QUALITY PROTEIN: protein GAMETE EXPRESSED 3-like (The sequence of the model RefSeq protein was modified relative to this genomic sequence to represent the inferred CDS: deleted 1 base in 1 codon), whose translation MATGVMWSLYLLVCFQFGPARSESRVLQKLDTGGGGGEIARAPGAARALSSPSIAHDGRLVACSGKDLLGFEPNGSFAWIVPLGHMCNDSISPVFEGEQVYLVADDKVIKVTPQNMHTAEPALEVFFSHNATSGRSEEIIGLAISGSYSSLFLTIRKRGLFAFSLRGELQWSIGPALNLFDYRLGCKRNVSGCYFDSAPVLDQCEGALYISNTEGQLYSLYIDNRGIRWIQDLSSHGKVMTVAPGNSACLYIVFPRKSIVVGIDVSTGSISWTQNIGPISTEKNLPTVDSNGWMSIGSLDGTLYSISPDGDMRKFLAKTANDSVIHVGPVLDCSGFSMYVAKTIVEGKLIQTIGDYTYVSAKKPSFILFTLLAPATGTIYWTGEYPGESSNLLSSSDLNDFTIDETVVLTLLSAAKTGISNTTQCYTRRQKIAWTCRQAKAEFVQADPGEPSYVLLLIFLLVVIVIQAVAILFCCIFWRKKRLQDNGLQKFLEKRRSLHSKRRILGKKISELEQKAAEDASSNEALGQLGEMVKAKEGVERKLYGSYSLGRDEPGLEQQGSSLPLYHDKYRSHSFHSSQKESITIFNMLSDTSSSEDGTSSCSDDSESCSGTSSGEMELDESKSAEEAGPSDTANVEEGVQHELEKQHQHCSAP comes from the exons ATGGCCACTGGAGTGATGTGGTCCTTGTACTTGCTTGTGTGCTTCCAGTTCGGTCCGGCACGCTCGGAGTCGCGGGTACTTCAGAAGCTCGacaccggcggcggtggcggcgagatCG CTCGCGCGCCGGGCGCTGCCCGTGCCCTCTCGTCCCCTTCCATCGCGCACGATGGCCGCCTCGTCGCCTGCTCCGGGAAGGACCTCCTCGGGTTCGAACCCAACGGGTCCTTCGCCTGGATCGTTCCCCTCGGCCACATGTGCAACGACAGCATCAGCCCTGTATTCGAGGGAGAGCAG GTGTATCTGGTGGCAGATGACAAGGTCATAAAGGTCACGCCACAGAACATGCACACTGCCGAGCCAGCATTGGAGGTTTTCTTCAGCCACAATGCGACGTCAGGGAGGTCCGAGGAGATCATTGGCCTGGCCATCAGTGGCAGCTACTCGTCTCTCTTCCTCACCATCAGAAAACGGGGACTATTCGCCTTCTCGCTCCGAGGCGAGCTCCAATGGAGCATTGGGCCTGCACTTAATTTGTTCGATTACCGTCTTGGCTGCAAGAGAAACGTCTCTGGCTGCTATTTCGATTCAGCTCCTGTTCTTGATCAGTGCGAGGGGGCACTTTAT ATATCGAACACTGAAGGCCAGCTCTATTCCCTATACATTGACAACCGTGGGATCAGATGGATCCAAGACTTGAGTTCACACGGCAAAGTGATGACAGTTGCACCAGGAAACAGTGCGTGCCTATACATCGTCTTTCCACGGAAGTCTATCGTGGTGGGGATTGATGTTTCAACAGGAAGCATTTCTTGGACGCAGAATATTGGTCCAATCAGTACTGAGAAAAACTTACCAACTGTCGATTCCAATG GTTGGATGTCAATTGGTTCGCTAGATGGGACCCTCTACTCGATTTCTCCTGATGGTGACATGAGAAAGTTTCTTGCAAAAACAGCAAATGATTCAGTGATTCATGTAGGTCCAGTCCTTGACTGCTCAGGATTTTCCATGTATGTCGCTAAGACCATAGTGGAAGGAAAATTAATCCAGACAATTGGTGATTATACCTATGTATCGGCGAAGAAGCCATCATTCATTTTGTTCACGTTGTTGGCTCCGGCAACTGGAACTATTTACTGGACTGGAGAGTATCCTG GGGAATCATCAAATTTGCTGTCCAGTAGTGATCTGAATGACTTTACCATAGACGAGACTGTTGTTCTAACTCTTCTATCTGCAGCAA AGACAGGGATCAGCAACACCACGCAGTGCTACACAAGAA GGCAAAAGATTGCTTGGACTTGCAGGCAAGCCAAAGCCGAGTTTGTGCAGGCTGATCCAG GAGAACCTAGCTATGTTCTATTGTTGATCTTCCTACTTGTGGTAATCGTAATACAAGCTGTAGCCATTTTGTTTTGCTGCATCTTTTGGAGGAAGAAAAGGCTCCAAGACAATGGATTGCAGAAGTTCCTGGAGAAGAGG CGCTCACTTCACAGCAAGAGGAGAATCTTAGGAAAGAAGATCTCGGAGCTCGAGCAGAAGGCAGCTGAAGATGCCTCGTCAAATGAAGCTTTGGGACAGCTGGGTGAAATGGTGAAAGCCAAGGAAGGCGTGGAGAGAAAGCTGTACGGATCATACAGCCTTGGCAGGGACGAGcccggcttggagcagcaaggctCCTCCTTGCCACTGTACCATGACAAGTACAGGAGTCATTCGTTCCACAGCTCACAGAAAGAGAGCATTACGATTTTCAACATGCTAAGTGATACTTCTAGTTCAGAGGATGGTACCAGTAGCTGCTCTGATGATAGCGAGAGTTGCAGTGGTACGAGCTCTGGAGAAATGGAACTGGATGAGTCTAAGTCAGCAGAAGAA GCTGGGCCTTCCGACACTGCAAATGTTGAGGAGGGAGTCCAACATGAACTAGAAAAACAGCACCAGCATTGCAGCGCCCCATAA